The Halogeometricum rufum genome has a segment encoding these proteins:
- a CDS encoding DUF7526 family protein, whose product MTETIRGDVLHVVPPDELDDQDLEPGLRELAESRYVLVLRRGGHPSILDLIWAFLRRNPIEAVTVVTDQRVEEGEEVTLAVEETAMPGVYVTAAAEGDA is encoded by the coding sequence GTGACCGAGACGATTCGAGGTGACGTGCTGCACGTCGTCCCCCCGGACGAACTGGACGACCAGGACTTGGAGCCGGGGCTCCGAGAGTTGGCCGAGTCCCGGTACGTGCTCGTGCTCCGGCGCGGCGGTCACCCCTCGATACTGGACCTCATCTGGGCGTTCCTCCGTCGCAACCCCATCGAGGCGGTGACCGTCGTGACCGACCAACGCGTCGAGGAGGGCGAGGAAGTCACGCTGGCCGTCGAGGAGACGGCGATGCCGGGCGTCTACGTCACCGCGGCCGCCGAGGGAGACGCGTAA
- a CDS encoding nickel-binding protein, which translates to MTNYDVLREFEAGITSEQLEQAVDSSGDAIEQLRTEGVPISYLGSQTFLNGDGLIGATMCRYDADSEATLRTHSERAGLAVSEIFVVGPPHDGIAPKTGVAPKAA; encoded by the coding sequence ATGACTAACTACGACGTGTTGCGCGAGTTCGAAGCGGGAATAACGAGCGAGCAGTTGGAGCAGGCGGTTGACAGTTCGGGCGACGCTATCGAGCAACTGCGAACCGAGGGCGTCCCGATATCGTATCTCGGCTCTCAGACGTTCCTCAACGGGGACGGATTGATCGGCGCAACGATGTGCCGGTACGACGCAGACTCCGAAGCGACGCTTCGCACGCACAGTGAGCGGGCTGGACTTGCTGTGAGCGAGATCTTCGTGGTCGGCCCCCCGCACGACGGGATCGCCCCGAAGACCGGCGTCGCGCCGAAGGCGGCCTGA